In a genomic window of Brassica rapa cultivar Chiifu-401-42 chromosome A10, CAAS_Brap_v3.01, whole genome shotgun sequence:
- the LOC103845575 gene encoding chaperone protein dnaJ 3 — protein sequence MFRRGPSSKSDNTKFYEILGVPKTASPEDLKKAYKKAAIKNHPDKGGDPEKFKELAQAYEVLSDPEKREIYDQYGEDALKEGMGGGGGGHDPFDIFSSFFGGGGGSPFGGGSSRGRRQRRGEDVVHPLKVSLEDLYLGTTKKLSLSRNALCSKCNGKGSKSGASSTCSGCQGSGMKVSIRQLGPGMIQQMQHPCHDCKGTGETINDRDRCPQCKGDKVVSEKKVLEVAVEKGMQHSQKITFSGQADEAPDTVTGDIVFVIQQKEHPKFKRKGDDLFVEHTLSLTEALCGFQFVLTHLDKRQLLIKSSPGEVVKPDSYRAITDEGMPMHQRPFMKGKLYIHFTVDFPDSLSPDQTKAIEAVLPKPKADLSDMEIDECEETTLHEVNIEDEMRRKAQAQREAYDDDDDDEEGPGGAQRVQCAQQ from the exons ATGTTCAGAAGAGGACCTTCGAGTAAGAGCGACAACACCAAGTTCTACGAGATCCTCGGCGTCCCCAAGACCGCATCACCCGAAGATCTCAAAAAGGCTTACAAGAAAGCCGCCATCAAAAACCATCCCGACAAGGGTGGAGATCCCGAGAAG TTCAAAGAGCTAGCTCAGGCTTATGAAGTTTTAAGTGATCCGGAGAAGCGTGAGATCTACGATCAGTATGGAGAGGATGCACTCAAGGAGGGAATGGGTGGTGGAGGCGGTGGGCATGACCCCTTTGATATCTTCTCGTCCTtctttggtggtggtggtggtagccCATTTGGAG GTGGCAGCAGCCGTGGAAGGAGGCAGAGGCGTGGTGAAGACGTTGTTCACCCTCTGAAGGTTTCACTAGAGGATCTTTATCTCGGAACAACTAAGAAGCTCTCACTTTCTAGGAATGCTTTGTGTTCCAAGTGTAACgg AAAGGGTTCAAAGTCTGGAGCTTCATCGACATGTAGTGGATGTCAAGGATCTGGAATGAAGGTTTCAATCAGGCAGCTTGGACCGGGAATGATTCAGCAGATGCAGCACCCTTGTCATGATTGCAAAGGTACAGGAGAGACCATCAATGACCGTGACAGGTGTCCACAATGCAAAGGGGATAAGGTTGTCTCTGAGAAGAAGGTGCTTGAAGTAGCTGTTGAAAAGGGAATGCAGCATAGTCAGAAGATCACATTCAGTGGACAAGCAGATGAAGCG CCGGATACAGTCACTGGAGATATAGTGTTCGTCATTCAACAGAAAGAGCACCCAAAGTTCAAGAGAAAGGGAGATGATCTCTTTGTGGAGCACACCCTCTCTCTTACAGAAGCTCTCTGTGGGTTCCAGTTTGTCTTGACCCATTTGGACAAAAGACAGCTTCTCATCAAATCCAGTCCGGGAGAGGTTGTGAAGCCAG ATTCATACAGGGCGATAACCGATGAGGGAATGCCTATGCACCAAAGGCCGTTCATGAAGGGCAAGCTTTACATCCACTTCACGGTCGACTTCCCTGACTCGTTGAGCCCTGACCAGACAAAGGCCATTGAAGCGGTTTTGCCGAAGCCAAAGGCGGATCTGAGCGACATGGAAATAGACGAATGCGAGGAGACGACGCTGCACGAAGTGAACATTGAGGATGAGATGAGAAGGAAGGCTCAAGCTCAAAGAGAGGCttatgatgatgacgatgatgatgaagaaggccCAGGTGGTGCTCAGCGTGTGCAATGTGCCCAGCAGTGA
- the LOC103845576 gene encoding chaperone protein dnaJ 3: MFRRGPPSKSDNTKFYEILGVPKTASPEDLKKAYKKAAIKNHPDKGGDPEKFKELAQAYEVLSDPEKREIYDQYGEDALKEGMGGGGGGHDPFDIFSSFFGGGGGSPFGGGSSRGRRQRRGEDVVHPLKVSLEDLYLGTTKKLSLSRNALCSKCNGKGSKSGASSTCSGCQGSGMKVSIRQLGPGMIQQMQHPCHDCKGTGETINDRDRCPQCKGDKVVSEKKVLEVAVEKGMQHSQKITFSGQADEAPDTVTGDIVFVIQQKEHPKFKRKGDDLFVEHTLSLTEALCGFQFVLTHLDKRQLLIKSSPGEVVKPDSYRAITDEGMPMHQRPFMKGKLYIHFTVDFPDSLSPDQTKAIEAVLPKPKADLSDMEIDECEETTLHEVNIEDEMRRKAQAQREAYDDDDDDEEGPGGAQRVQCAQQ; this comes from the exons ATGTTCAGAAGAGGACCTCCGAGTAAGAGCGACAACACCAAGTTCTACGAGATCCTCGGCGTCCCCAAGACCGCTTCACCTGAAGATCTCAAAAAGGCTTACAAGAAAGCCGCCATCAAAAACCATCCCGACAAGGGTGGAGATCCCGAAAAG TTCAAAGAGCTAGCTCAGGCTTATGAAGTTCTAAGTGATCCAGAGAAGCGTGAGATCTACGATCAGTATGGTGAGGATGCACTCAAAGAGGGAATGGGTGGTGGAGGCGGTGGGCATGATCCGTTTGATATCTTCTCGTCCTtctttggtggtggtggtggtagccCATTCGGTG GTGGCAGCAGCCGTGGAAGGAGGCAGAGGCGTGGTGAAGATGTGGTTCACCCTCTGAAGGTTTCGCTAGAGGATCTTTATCtcggaacaacgaagaagctctCACTTTCTAGGAATGCTTTGTGCTCTAAGTGTAACgg AAAGGGTTCAAAGTCTGGAGCTTCATCGACATGTAGTGGATGTCAAGGATCTGGAATGAAGGTTTCAATCAGGCAGCTTGGACCGGGAATGATTCAGCAGATGCAGCACCCTTGTCATGATTGCAAAGGTACAGGAGAGACCATCAATGACCGTGACAGGTGTCCACAGTGCAAAGGAGATAAGGTTGTCTCTGAGAAGAAGGTGCTTGAAGTAGCTGTGGAAAAGGGAATGCAGCATAGTCAGAAGATCACATTCAGTGGACAAGCAGATGAAGCG CCTGATACAGTCACTGGAGATATAGTGTTCGTCATTCAGCAGAAGGAGCACCCAAAGTTCAAGAGAAAGGGAGATGATCTCTTTGTCGAGCACACCCTCTCTCTTACAGAAGCTCTCTGTGGGTTCCAGTTTGTCTTGACTCATTTGGACAAAAGGCAGCTTCTCATCAAATCCAGTCCCGGGGAGGTTGTTAAGCCAG ATTCATACAGGGCGATAACCGATGAGGGAATGCCTATGCACCAGAGGCCGTTCATGAAGGGCAAGCTTTACATCCACTTCACGGTCGACTTCCCTGACTCGCTGAGCCCTGACCAGACAAAGGCCATTGAAGCGGTTTTGCCGAAGCCAAAGGCGGATCTGAGCGACATGGAAATAGACGAATGCGAGGAGACGACGCTGCACGAAGTGAACATTGAGGATGAGATGAGAAGGAAGGCTCAAGCTCAAAGAGAGGCttatgatgatgacgatgatgatgaagaaggccCAGGTGGTGCTCAGCGTGTGCAATGTGCCCAGCAGTGA